Proteins encoded by one window of Spirochaetaceae bacterium:
- a CDS encoding DUF1828 domain-containing protein, which yields MYQDLQREIGALFTCSNHGEYQRIRTPYLYPDGDHIDLFCKVVDDVVTVSDLAETTGWLRMQSLALRRSPKQRRLIEDTCVTHGIELYRGMLQARCRRGDELASVVTRVAQAALRVSDLWFTFRTQAVQSITDEVADFLDDRELGFERSERLAGRSGRGWTVDFHVRAESRSSLVQVLSTGNRAAAHRVSEHVLAAWHDLNHLATGPEALTFVSLFDDTADVWADEDFRLVEPLSMVSRWSRPDEFAAVLSGAA from the coding sequence GTGTACCAGGATCTGCAGCGAGAGATCGGCGCATTGTTCACGTGTTCAAATCACGGCGAATATCAGAGAATACGCACGCCCTATCTCTACCCGGACGGCGATCACATCGATCTCTTCTGTAAGGTTGTCGATGACGTAGTGACGGTAAGCGACCTCGCTGAGACCACGGGTTGGCTGCGCATGCAGTCTCTGGCCCTGCGCCGTTCTCCGAAGCAAAGACGACTTATAGAAGATACTTGTGTGACTCATGGGATAGAGCTCTACCGCGGAATGCTTCAGGCGCGGTGCCGTCGCGGCGACGAATTGGCTTCCGTCGTTACGCGGGTCGCGCAGGCGGCTCTGCGGGTTTCCGACTTGTGGTTTACGTTTCGAACGCAGGCCGTGCAGTCAATTACGGACGAAGTAGCAGATTTTCTCGACGACCGCGAGCTAGGATTCGAGCGCTCCGAGAGACTCGCCGGCCGGTCGGGACGTGGTTGGACGGTCGATTTCCACGTTCGGGCCGAGTCTCGAAGTTCATTGGTTCAGGTGCTGAGCACCGGAAATCGGGCGGCGGCCCACCGAGTCTCCGAGCACGTGTTGGCGGCCTGGCACGACCTGAATCACCTTGCAACCGGGCCGGAAGCGCTAACCTTCGTCTCGCTGTTCGACGACACCGCCGACGTATGGGCGGACGAGGACTTTCGGTTGGTCGAGCCGCTGTCCATGGTGTCACGCTGGTCACGGCCGGACGAGTTCGCCGCTGTTCTGAGCGGGGCAGCATGA